From Bradysia coprophila strain Holo2 unplaced genomic scaffold, BU_Bcop_v1 contig_324, whole genome shotgun sequence, the proteins below share one genomic window:
- the LOC119079504 gene encoding sporulation-specific protein 15-like — MLQREIDSLKNLMSKQENKLNQLNVQWNTCNSNNNQLTIVVNQLKQTNINLELKVQQSQTTIINLTKNVQQMTIVNKGNENTLIELKHNYDILLVKFENCQKNVAELTSSNTNLKKKNQEMNITINQLTSSNSELSAKYSALQQSSQTVQLKLSNCERENKILEESLAFEVDKYEKDEKDDVLRELRLQKTTSELKECKVELSSLQKLYISEQANSAKCIDEVVSIKIELKTTITNYETTIYNLNITITKLEFSLQAEVDIKNTYILANEKCELINIDNTKKVELLTQALSDAESQTESCRADLVISISNYQASLITIENQTEQLKGCGSVASTIQLDLAECEAKLDNCSNELTGVTIHLTEVENKNIQLGDENLELADSLQQCDDDRSSLRCTANKGFGTIQESENAIRPILKSFIDTINNLKADRETFETVNDIRCPYT; from the exons ATGCTACAAAGAGAAATAGACAGCTTAAAAAATCTAATGTCCAAGCAAGAAAACAAGTTAAATCAATTGAACGTTCAATGGAATACATGTAACTCGAATAACAACCAACTTACCATTGTAGTAAATCAATTGAAGCAAACCAACATCAACTTGGAATTGAAAGTTCAACAAAGTCAAACCACcataattaatttgacaaaaaatgtccAACAGATGACGATAGTTAACAAAGGCAACGAAAATACATTAATAGAATTGAAACATAACTATGATATTCTTCttgtcaaatttgaaaactgtCAGAAAAATGTTGCAGAACTTACAAGCAGTAACACCAATCTCAAGAAGAAGAATCAAGAAATGAACATTACAATTAACCAATTAACAAGTAGTAATAGCGAGCTATCGGCTAAGTATTCGGCTCTACAACAAAGTTCGCAGACCGTACAATTGAAGCTTTCCAATTGTGAACGTGAGAATAAAATATTAGAGGAGTCCTTAGCATTTGAGGTTGATAAATATGAGAAAGACGAGAAAGATGACGTATTACGAGAATTGCGTCTTCAGAAGACTACATCAGAACTTAAAGAGTGTAAAGTAGAGCTTTCTAGTCTTCAAAAGCTATACATTAGCGAACAGGCTAACTCCGCCAAATGCATAGACGAAGTGGTGTCCATTAAAATTGAACTGAAAACAACCATAACCAATTACGAGACCACTATTTACAACCTTAACATCACTATCACCAAGTTAGAGTTCTCGCTTCAAGCTGAAGTGGACATTAAGAATACCTACATCCTTGCAAATGAGAAGTGCGAGTTAATCAACATAGACAACACTAAGAAAGTTGAACTGTTGACACAG GCTCTCAGTGATGCTGAATCACAGACCGAAAGCTGTCGCGCTGATCTTGTTATTTCCATTAGCAATTATCAAGCATCGCTAATTACCATTGAAAACCAAACGGAACAACTAAAAGGTTGTGGTAGCGTTGCTTCAACGATTCAACTAGATCTTGCAGAGTGCGAAGCGAAACTTGACAATTGCTCGAACGAACTTACTGGCGTCACGATCCATTTAACGGAGGTCGAAAATAAGAATATTCAACTTGGAGACGAAAATCTTGAGCTGGCAGATTCCTTACAACAGTGTGACGATGATCGCTCATCATTGCGGTGCACCGCAAACAAGGGTTTTGGGACAATTCAAGAATCAGAGAATGCGATTCGTCCAATCcttaaaagttttattgatACCATTAATAATCTCAAGGCCGACAGAGAAACGTTCGAAACAGTCAATGATATCAGATGCCCGTATACTTGA
- the LOC119079545 gene encoding uncharacterized protein LOC119079545: MKNSLFIAAVVLFCTQVLDAIPCTTCNNGGIKTVTTTKTFTPVTYVATSGNKFGTNVNGGQNVANFQTTSSNSNMETFIKNFGQNGKTETVFNWSAGGKGGNDNDSSNSGMETFIKNFGENGKTVTVTNWSAGGKGGNDNDSSNPDIETIRKNLNFGQNW; the protein is encoded by the exons ATGAAGAATTCGTTGTTTATCGCAGCTGTTGTGCTATTTTGCACGCAG GTGCTTGATGCCATTCCTTGTACCACTTGTAATAATGGTGGTATAAAGACAGTGACTACTACCAAAACTTTTACTCCTGTGACATATGTGGCAACGTCTGGAAACAAATTCGGAACCAATGTAAATGGTGGACAGAACGTAGCCAATTTTCAAACAACGTCATCAAATTCCAATATGGAAAcgttcataaaaaattttggacaaaatggaaaaactgAAACCGTATTTAACTGGAGTGCAGGTGGTAAAGGTGGCAATGATAACGATTCTTCAAATTCCGGTATGGAAAcgttcataaaaaattttggagaaaatggaaaaactgtAACCGTAACTAACTGGAGTGCAGGTGGTAAAGGTGGCAATGATAACGATTCTTCAAATCCCGATATTGAAACGATaagaaagaatttaaattttggacaaaat TGGTAA